A genomic region of Chaetodon auriga isolate fChaAug3 chromosome 11, fChaAug3.hap1, whole genome shotgun sequence contains the following coding sequences:
- the fam83b gene encoding protein FAM83B, producing MESPDFSLLSSLRGEFKSEDYIQPHYREAYRLAIDCLVNSGRDSYQEFLKGERIGSFLSEEELFFITKNAEKLPPQTNAEESSGPTDNQSSSGTYWPVHSDVDTPDLDLGWPEVMHDKLQTNIDILFHPARQNNPTIKEVVRKNIQEARQVIAIVMDKFTDVDIFKEAVDASIRGVPVYVLLDDSHLKSFLTMAENQDVKIQQLRNMRVRTVKGQDYLCRSGAKFHGAMEQKFLLVDCHTTIYGSYSFTWSFEKINLSMVQVITGHLVKSYDEEFRTLYARSTVPAELCPPEGVFQHNGPHGRQLLIKSHSAQKIERKDHLRHTLDTVYRKTCERKLGMRDFEERLFEEELNELGPLMENGIDVQKQMPQFQSTEPMNFLKRHSYAGERQDGYMPQNMRPRASNWNISKETGNVAKNYPVDNYLQVPLIHRAQNLRQSYNGSDKQVVSMQQNIPTLENTSKAFMRTLRIESYLQNPDIPSGDTGDYLDQFETPDKASSFMQGRMRSSLALRSPIPEQMEPNRHINNSSNGVSSSAAPNTPLHYSSMQWNPTAAAENRMSNEEVMLKRKSLQILDDNWNNTSQGPGRNSYQSAYTSLGRAKGGHKITSPDVMADSWYKRHSVADPRSNTEYAHESSGHMYGAFGRMQANRSTAGINAQNGGYGSNLNEDQRSVSHFDVNSMTGTKSPGNRMWQEPPSRTVSAAALSVSSKHVTTKSNSVSSQQFLKKSTKKIKSLLNIPEKKEHSIGTMETPSLKSSGSTDTITAEDEEQQPDGRGQFHQRATNSVRSSSEHQRNRIEEDHLKSSKPRFRTEEHYNPFQNSLHQTIAQKEPTSLDAGSWSKDRAVDSRLYSRYEPFCSLEKKQSMHSAHSFGTTHSQEKPKSLPKGGAAIEHNITRTARGLHENKLEKFIQRVGNLIHKNK from the exons ATGGAGTCTCCAGACTTTTCTCTGTTGTCGTCTCTGAGGGGAGAGTTTAAATCAGAGGATTACATCCAGCCCCACTACAGGGAGGCCTATCGGCTAGCGATCGACTGCCTGGTGAACAGCGGCAGAGACAGTTACCAGGAGTTCCTCAAGGGAGAACGTATCGGAAGCTTCCTCTCAGAGGAAGAGCTTTTCTTCATCACTAAAAATGCTGAAAAGCTCCCACCTCAAACCAATGCAGAGGAAAGCAGTGGCCCTACGGACAACCAATCATCCTCAGGGACGTACTGGCCGGTCCACTCGGATGTGGACACGCCGGATTTGGACTTAGGGTGGCCGGAGGTCATGCAtgacaaactgcaaacaaataTAGATATACTCTTTCATCCAGCAAGACAAAACAACCCCACCATCAAAGAGGTGGTGCGGAAGAATATTCAGGAAGCAAGACAG GTTATTGCCATTGTGATGGACAAGTTCACTGATGTAGATATATTCAAAGAAGCTGTCGATGCCTCCATACGCGGAGTCCCTGTCTACGTGCTTTTGGATGATTCCCACTTAAAAAGTTTCCTCACAATGGCTGAAAATCAAGATGTAAAAATTCAACAGCTCAGA AACATGAGGGTGCGCACTGTGAAAGGTCAGGACTACCTCTGCCGATCAGGAGCTAAATTTCATGGGGCAATGGAGCAGAAGTTTCTTTTAGTCGACTGCCACACAACGATTTATGGCTCATACAG CTTCACTTGGTCATTTGAGAAGATCAATCTGAGCATGGTGCAGGTCATCACAGGACATCTGGTGAAGTCCTACGATGAGGAGTTTCGAACACTCTACGCCCGGTCGACCGTGCCAGCTGAACTGTGCCCCccagagggtgtgttccaacaCAATGGGCCACATGGGCGGCAACTTTTGATAAAATCTCATTCTGCCCAAAAAATTGAGCGGAAGGACCACTTGAGGCATACGCTTGACACAGTCTATAGGAAGACCTGTGAGAGGAAACTGGGCATGAGAGACTTTGAAGAGAGGCTCTTTGAAGAGGAACTTAATGAGCTTGGGCCCTTGATGGAGAATGGGATTGATGTTCAGAAACAGATGCCCCAATTTCAGTCTACAGAGCCGATGAACTTCTTGAAAAGGCACAGTTATGCAGGGGAGAGGCAAGATGGATATATGCCACAGAACATGAGGCCTAGAGCGAGCAACTGGAACATCTctaaagaaacaggaaatgtaGCAAAAAACTACCCCGTGGATAATTATTTACAAGTGCCACTGATTCACAGAGCTCAGAACTTACGTCAGTCTTACAATGGCAGTGACAAGCAGGTTGTGTCCATGCAGCAGAACATACCAACACTAGAGAACACATCCAAGGCGTTCATGCGCACACTGAGGATTGAGTCTTACCTCCAAAACCCTGACATCCCATCCGGAGACACTGGTGACTATTTAGACCAGTTTGAAACACCGGATAAAGCTAGCTCCTTCATGCAGGGAAGAATGAGGTCTTCCCTTGCGCTCAGGTCACCCATTCCAGAGCAAATGGAGccaaacagacacataaacaacTCCTCCAATGGTGtcagctcctctgcagcaccTAACACTCCTTTGCACTACTCATCCATGCAGTGGAATCCAACAGCGGCAGCTGAGAACAGGATGAGTAATGAAGAGGTGATGCTGAAGAGGAAAAGTCTGCAGATTTTGGATGACAACTGGAATAACACAAGCCAAGGTCCAGGTAGAAACTCTTACCAGTCTGCATACACAAGCCTGGGTAGAGCTAAAGGTGGACACAAGATCACGAGCCCTGACGTCATGGCAGACAGTTGGTACAAACGGCACAGTGTGGCAGATCCACGATCAAACACTGAGTATGCACATGAATCCTCAGGTCACATGTATGGAGCTTTTGGAAGGATGCAAGCCAACAGAAGCACAGCAGGAATCAATGCACAAAATGGAGGATACGGGTCAAATCTGAACGAAGACCAGAGGTCTGTCTCTCATTTTGATGTCAATAGTATGACAGGCACAAAGAGCCCTGGGAATCGCATGTGGCAGGAGCCACCATCTAGGactgtgtctgcagcagccCTGAGTGTGAGTAGCAAGCATGTGACAACTAAATCCAACAGCGTGAGCTCTCAGCAGTTTCTAAAGAAGAgtaccaaaaaaataaaatccttaTTGAACATACCAGAGAAAAAAGAGCATTCAATTGGAACCATGGAAACGCCGAGTTTGAAGTCAAGTGGCAGCACAGACACCATaacagctgaggatgaggagcagcaaCCAGATGGACGAGGACAATTTCACCAGAGAGCAACCAACTCTGTCAGGTCGTCCTCAGAGCACCAGAGGAACCGAATTGAGGAGGACCATCTGAAATCTTCCAAACCTCGATTCAGAACTGAGGAGCACTACAATCCATTCCAAAACTCTCTCCACCAAACCATTGCACAGAAGGAACCCACCAGCCTCGATGCAGGAAGCTGGAGCAAAGATCGAGCTGTCGACAGCCGCCTTTACAGCAGATATGAGCCTTTCTGCTCGCTTGAAAAGAAACAGTCCATGCACTCGGCACACAGCTTTGGAACCACACACTCTCAGGAGAAACCCAAAAGCCTTCCTAAAGGTGGTGCAGCTATTGAACACAACATCACCCGGACTGCACGAGGGCTCCATGAAAATAAGCTGGAGAAATTTATTCAAAGAGTGGGAAATTTAATACACAAGAACAAGTAG